The following proteins come from a genomic window of Chloroflexota bacterium:
- a CDS encoding serine kinase — protein MFSYFAYGLGIQSDLPLPELIPAQAGDDVVIRLQGDDGIPSEVAGQEWYWRISSDDAVLSLKDVGVFLIREGREIIVIPAPGAEESLLRLYLVGNIMAILLYQRGLLVLHASAVEVDGHAVAFLGGSGAGKSSMAAALCARGHAIIADDVTAVKVEPKASLVFPGFPQLKLSEEAAAALGYDANSLFLLHPEEEKLGCRVAERFSQVTRPLERIYVLAQDAPQTIEPIRPQEAVIELIRHTYPTRLLQDGGASHFLQCGHLAKQVPFYRITRPLSLPSLPELATQVEEHILQGTR, from the coding sequence ATGTTCTCCTACTTTGCGTACGGCCTGGGCATCCAGTCCGATCTGCCATTGCCTGAGTTGATACCCGCCCAGGCCGGCGATGATGTCGTGATTCGGCTACAAGGCGATGATGGGATCCCCTCCGAGGTAGCCGGCCAGGAGTGGTATTGGAGGATCTCCAGCGACGACGCCGTCCTCTCCCTCAAAGATGTGGGAGTTTTCCTGATCCGGGAGGGACGGGAGATCATCGTGATCCCGGCGCCCGGGGCGGAGGAAAGCCTGCTCCGGCTTTATCTGGTAGGGAACATCATGGCCATCCTGCTCTACCAAAGGGGGCTGCTGGTGCTGCACGCCAGCGCGGTGGAGGTGGACGGGCACGCCGTGGCCTTCCTGGGAGGATCGGGGGCGGGCAAATCATCCATGGCAGCCGCACTTTGCGCTCGTGGGCACGCCATCATCGCTGACGATGTAACCGCGGTGAAGGTGGAACCCAAGGCTTCTCTGGTATTCCCCGGATTCCCTCAACTCAAGCTCAGCGAGGAGGCGGCAGCAGCGTTGGGATACGATGCCAACTCGTTATTCCTGCTCCATCCAGAGGAGGAGAAGCTGGGCTGTCGCGTGGCGGAGCGATTCTCCCAGGTCACACGACCGCTCGAGCGGATCTACGTGCTCGCTCAAGATGCCCCCCAGACGATTGAGCCGATCCGCCCTCAGGAAGCCGTCATCGAGCTGATCCGCCACACCTACCCCACCCGGTTGCTCCAGGATGGAGGAGCATCCCATTTCCTGCAGTGCGGCCATCTGGCAAAGCAGGTGCCCTTCTACCGGATCACGCGGCCTCTCTCCCTCCCCTCGTTGCCTGAACTCGCCACCCAGGTGGAGGAGCACATCCTCCAAGGCACGCGATAA
- a CDS encoding lasso peptide biosynthesis PqqD family chaperone codes for MSPMITERSIITAAQDQVSVDLDGEVVILNLKDGVYYGLETVGARVWELIQEPKTLKEILETLLQEYDVEPDRCARELQALLEDLAAKELIEVREDTL; via the coding sequence ATGAGCCCGATGATCACAGAACGATCTATCATCACGGCAGCCCAGGATCAAGTCTCCGTCGATCTGGACGGGGAGGTCGTCATCCTGAACCTTAAGGATGGGGTGTACTATGGCCTGGAGACCGTGGGAGCTCGCGTCTGGGAGCTGATTCAAGAGCCCAAGACGCTGAAGGAAATCCTGGAGACCCTTCTCCAAGAGTACGACGTTGAACCAGATCGCTGTGCTCGCGAACTGCAAGCGCTGCTCGAGGACCTCGCGGCGAAGGAGCTGATAGAGGTCCGAGAGGATACCCTCTAG